One Globicephala melas chromosome 9, mGloMel1.2, whole genome shotgun sequence genomic window, CAGCTGTACGAAAGGCCAAGCCACCAGGGGCCTCGAAgttcagagacaaaggacaagTTACTGCTTGTGTCtacccctcctgccccaggcttCTTATACTCCCGAGAGCATCTCTGAGCTGATCTGTGAGGTCACATCCTTCCCTGACACCGCGTAGGCCACTCCAGACCTGGGCCCCGTCCGTCACTTGGCTCCCCTCTCAGGAGCTGGGCACAGCCCCACGTGGACACCCCCATCAGAACAGGCTGCTCGCGGCGGGCCTCTGGCAGCTGGACTCCTTTTCTTTCGATGCTTCACAGCCGTCGTACCAGCTCGATGAGCTGCTGGATGTTCTTGTTTTGGTTGGACAGGCCATTCCGGATGTTTTCCAGCAGGCATCTCTTCAGTTCAAAAATGGCCTCACTGTACCCCAAGCTCACAGCGGCCATGGGGGGCACTCCATGCCACAGGCCGGGGATGTGCCAAACGTGCTGCTTCTCAGGGTCACAAAAGGCCAGGCCAGCCAGCGTCCGGATCCCGCCACCCTGATGCTCCATTTGCACCGTGGCTCTGCTCGCATCCCTGGGCTCGTCCAGgagctgcttcctctctctcGGCTTGGAGCCGGGGGCAGACGCATCCTGCAGGCTCTGGTACACGAACTGATAGTTGGGCATGTGCCCTGTTTTCTCCAGCCTCAGAAACGCATGCAGAATAGCCGGCGGAATGTCCCTCGTTTCAGCTAAACTGACCACAGTGACATTGCTCAGCCCCATAATTAACGTGGCCAGGGAAGCCTCTTGCTCAAACCTCTCCCCTGCCTCGGTCAGGACTCCGCCTATCAAGCCCCCGGAGTGGATTACCAGGATGTGGTCACAGCCCAGGTCCTGGCTGAAGCTCTCGGCCACCGTCAGGAGCTGCATGAAGGCCCCTCGAGGACCACGGCCCCTTCCCGTGGCAAACCGCAGCCCAAACATGGTGTTGAGGAGGGTGGACTTGCCTGTGCCCGGCACGCCGAGCACCGACAGGACGACCAGGCGCGACCTCCTCTCCAGGCGGACGTGCAGCTCCTTCAGGAGCCCCGTGACCCAGCGCAGGGGGGTGCTCAGGGTGTTCCCGTCGATCAGCTCCAGGGGGAGCCCCTTCAGCAGCAGTTCCAAGGCCAAGCCTGGGAAGTGCGCGAACCGCCTCTGCCCCGCCGGCAGCTTCCCGGCCTCCACGAGACAGCTTTCGGCCTCGTAGAACTGCCCCATCTCCCGCAGGAAGTGTTCCACCCCCAGGGGCTCCGGCCAGAGGGGCTCGCTGAAGTCCACGGCCCCACGGTGCTTTGCTCTCAGGGTAAGCATCGTCTCCGGAGACGCTCTCGGCCTTGGCTGGGCCGCCCGGGCCAGTCCCCACTCCATCCACCTCAGGAAGTACTGCTTCTCGCCCAGAGAGGGGCTGCTGATGCCCGAGATGAACTCCTGAAGCCCCCAGGCAGGATCGTGGCCATTCTGCTGCGTTCGAAGTTCCAGCAGCCGATGCCTCAGCTCAGCCCTGCACCTCTCAGGAGGGTCCCCAGCCCACTGGGCCTGGCAGAGCTCCCTCTCCACCTGGGCCGCCTTTCTCCAAGGGTCCCCCTGCAGCCGCAGCTCGGCCCGGCGGTAGGCGTCCGAGTCCTTGATCTTCCTGGTGATCTGCTCCATCCGGTCCTTCGCCCGCTGGCACTCGTCGCAGTCCTCATCGACCTTCAGCCCCAGCTTGCGGGCCGCATGCGCCATGTCCTCCACGGATACCCtcctgcagggggcccgggtcaCGTGCGCCACGATGGCGCGGATCCGGCGCACGAAGCCCGCACTGTCCGTGCTGCTGACCTTCACCAGGACGTGCGAGGGGTCCATCTTCAGCACAGGGATTAACCTGTTCAGAAACCGCAGGTTTGTGTTCCGTTTCCCGCGGTAGGGGCTCAGGATGAAGTAGTATTTCGTGGCCGACCCCTTCATGGAGTACAGCAGTTTGTATTCCTTCTTACTGATGTTGTCAGTCAAGATGAACACGGCCGAGGAGATTTCTGTCAAGAGCTTAAACTGCAGCCAGTGAGAGCCGATGTCACCTCTCAGGTTCAGAAAGGCCACGGGCTCCGGGAAAATGTCCAAGTCCTCCCTGCCACTGGGAAGAAACCAGGAAATTTCCACCAGCCCGTCTGCAATCTCCCGAGGGTTGGTGCCCAAGTTCAGATCCCGATGCCAGAAACAGTCCCGCTGCCTGTGGCCAGGGCTGAGCACGGCGTTGAGAAGCTGGGACTTGGAGTTGCTGCTGACCTCCATGCGCACAAAGGCGAAGGCGGGCGCTCGGGACAGGACCACGCTGTCTTCTCTGAAGCTGCCCACCGCCCTTGGGGGCTGTGACCCCCATGTCCGCACAGTCCCCCTCATGGCCCACAGCAGAAACGTGTGGTAGTGGTTTTCTGGGTCGGGCAAAACGAGAGGGAGTGCAAACTGGCAGAGGGACATTTTTAGCACGATTTCTTGTTGCAGGAAACTATCTGAGGAAAGCAGAAGGGCACAGAGAAGGTCCAAGGGGTTCACAGGCGTATCGGGTGTTGGCAGCTCGGAGAAGGAATAGATGTCCGCAGAGATGTCGTCGGCCGTGTCCCAGTAGATGATCTCCTCTTCCACCTGGCTCTCCTTCTCCGCAGGCCTGGTGTCCGGGGGTACGTCCAGCACCATGGTGGTGTTCCTGGCTTCGGCGTTGAGGGCCTGCAGCTTCCTGAGGAAATTCCAGGGCAAGTCTTTCGGAGCCTGTGGAGCCCAGTTCTTCATGCTATCACTACTGATCTGCAGGGAGTCCTGGAGGCTGAGTTTCTGTGCCTGGTACGTCTCTAGTCCCAGGAGGGACAGCATTTCTTGTAGTCTGCTCCTCTCCACTGTGGAGAGAAATGAAGATATCAGCGCTTACCCTGCGTGTCAGGGACCCAGGttagaggtggggaggggagagcccaGCCTGGCATGTAGGAGGTGGCCTCCTTCAGGGTAAAATGCAGGCACCCCTAGGCCACCTGAGACCAAGACAGAAGTACCATCACCCACCCCAGATCCAAGTGGGGTCGGAAACATGTGGCATGGGAGAGGGACGAGAAAAGGGCGTCTGGGGGCAACAGTTAGGAACTGGGAGGAAATGTCTGGTCTCTCTTGAAACCCCTGAGATTCAGCAACACCAAGCCCAAAGTTAATCGGCTAGAGTGAGCAGCTGTGCACCctagctgtggagcacaggccccgttCTCTGGCCACGCCTCCGCTCCCTCCAGATACTCCTGTGCTTCTGGCGCAGCAGTGGACTCCCTAACCCTGTCACCAGGAATTCCCCACGGGGGACACAATCACTGATTCACTGTGGTTTTCTGGTTAATGTTCTCTGCTCTTTACAGACAAGCTGGAAAATGTGTAAAGGAAACAGGGAGTTACTACTGGGTACAGAGTAACAGAAATCACAGATAaataacattttgcaaaactgaagccACTGATAAAAATACTTGGTAGAGATTATCACAAGTCTGTACTTATTTGTTCAGATTTTCAACCATAACATCCAATACAGTAAGAATTCTTACAAGCACTAGATGCTCAGAACAGTAAGGCCACCTGCAAAGGTTTCATCCACCGATCCCGTTCTTGGCCATGGCATCTTACCAATTTTCATTGCATATAATTTCCTGCATATAATTAGTAAACTTTAAATGGTAAgtctattaacaaaataaatcaatacaaATCCTGCTGAGCTCCAGGAttctctccattcttttctcGAAAGAGGAAGCTACTATGCCTGTGCTGCTACCTTAAATGTGGATGTAAACCACAGGAGGAAGCGCAGGTGATCAGCCCTCTTCTTGTTTCCCAGGAAGTCATATGATGGGTTCGGGACCGTGCCTGGTGAACGGCAGGACTCAAAGCACTGGAAAAGAGGTGTCTCGTTCCCCTGTAGGGGTCCACTTGCTGCCTAATGTCTCTCTTCAGAAACTCCACACTCCACAGGGGCTGAGAGAGTTCTACGGGCTGTGCCACCACCCCAGAGAGTACAGGAGCTGGCAAACTTGTTGCAGAAACTAAAGAACTCTATGGAGAGGGAGACTGTAGTAGAAATCCATCATATAAGTAACTCGGGTTTCTGAGTGTTGCCTGCATGAAACCAGGGACACTGTTTTTCTTATCCAGACAGAGAACAACTGTTCTTACGTAGCATGGTAGCTAAGCGCAACAGGGAAAAGCCAGAGCAAACAAACCTATTAATATATGCCCTCACGCCCAGTCCGGGACCCTTGGCGGATCTATTATTGAAACCACTGGATCAGACGAAAGACTCCCAAACTTGGATGTGCTTTCGAATCACtttgggaacttgttaaaaataagatttctggGCTTTACTTCCAAAGATACAAACTCTCTGTGTTAACGCTGTATGGTAACAGGTCCCCGGGGAGTTGTCTCTCTGGCAATATTATTTATGGCACATAAAGGGTTAATGGACTAGCAGTGATTTTGATGCAGTCACAGGGGTTGGAACTACCGGCCCAGGTGATGTCTTCCTTCAATAGGACAGGCAACGagaacagagagaagaaacaTACCTGTTGGAAAGTCACTGTCCTGAGCCTCATTGGGACCAtctaaaaaaagcaaaggaaaatgaagTGTCAATCAAATCAGGTGGCTTGAATTGACACAAATTAATTTAAGCTAAACTCAGAACCCTCTCTCTTCCTTACTAAGGTAGCAACTTCTCCCAATTGTTCAAAATCTAAAATCCCAGTTACTGTTCACTTTGCCCTCTTTCCCCAGTCCAATCTGGTGCCAGATCCTGTAGTTTCTCCCTCCATAATGAAACTCACCATCATCTCCTTCCATTTCTCTCCATTCCAAAtctggaagaaaaagacataggCACACAGTTAGTTTCATCAGCAAGTTAGGACCCTTCTACCAAAAAGTTCAAGTGAAGATATGGTAGCTAATGTTTATTTTGAGTACTATTATTAGCTTCGGTTTTTCCTACGTAAATTTCATTTGTTGACAACCCCAAATATGACACAAAGTTGTAATAGCTACACACAAAATAATGATTTGCTCTAGGGTATACTCCTTGTAAAATTTACtaaattttgtgaaaatataaataacttcATGAAACATATATAGATTAATCTTTGATTttagaaactatttaaaatataagttgaTATAAGTTCTTTGGTTTAATTTCAAGATTACCTCctacaaactttatttttattctagcaTAAGGAGTTCCTGTTATCACTTAAAATGATGCACATATATTGGGGGAGGGCATAGAGTGGGGAATAGCTATAACTCACAAGTAGACGTACTTGTTCAAAGTCTCTAACAGCATAATGTATTCATCAACACTAAGTACTTTTAATTACTGAATTATTTAATTTAGTGCTCTTCAGATATTTACGTTGGGAAAAAAGACCGTAAAAGTCTAGATTTGCCAGCAAAAGGGGAATGATGGGAGCAAGGCTTCtctgtacatatttttattgtttcaactTTTGATCCAAGTAAAAGTATCacctatttcaaaattaaaattgtatttttaaaagcttatgaatcaggaaaaaattctGACAGTTTCAGATTTATTCTCTCATGATTTCCATATAATCAGATAGATAAACAATTCAGTCTTCTTTGATGACATCTCTGGGAGATACACATGAAgagctggaaagagaaaaacaagagaagaggaagggggcTTTGGAGAGTATGAGCATGAACATACTAGAGAAGACACAGATGATTCATACAGATTGAACCGCAGTGTTGAGCAGTCAAAAGATTATTTTATTCACAGTGGacaaaagacatcacaagaaTTTTTCCAAGGAGCCTAAAATGCCATCTGAGAAGGTACAATGGTTAAAGACGAGAACGGGACACCTAGAGAAGCCTGAGATGGGATCAAGGTGGCTCCAAGAGAGTAGTTTTGAGCTGGAAGCAAGGAATAAACTTCAGACTCAAAGAAGACAGGGCCTTGCTTTGCTAGTTACAGGAGATAGCTCTGATTTGGAACAGAGAGATAATAGGTGGATAAAGTCAAGGATGCACAAAGTGGCCGAAGGTCACGCTGTCAGACTAAGGAAATCGCTGATGAGGGGTGGGAGAGCTTCTGAGTAGAGAGCACTGGAAGCCATGATAACCACTGGTCACCAGCAGACTACAGAAGAGGAGGCACAGGGCTTCAGCCAAGGACACAAGCCAGCAGCAAATACAGGAGGCCAGCAAGGGTTTGGTACTGTGGGCCAAGGTCTCCACTATATTTTCTGTTGGACAAAACTGGTCAGGGTGGGACAGGCTTGGGTTCCAACCCAGTGGGGATGTTGGGCTCAAATGGAACACAAGGGGCAGAATGTGGACAGGACCTACCACTGAAAATGAACTCTAAGTGGGGCAATTAAAACCATCTCAGCCATCAAATTGAATGActgtttttttcaattattaaagTAGCCAGTACTCACATTGTAGGGTTTTTCACATTTTGGAATGTTTGTTATTGGGCAGTAAATGGACATTTAAGACACTATTTGACACCTTGGGGCTGTTAGTGTTAAGAATGAGCTATGGACACcgacatgcaaaagaatgaagttgaactcctacctcacaccatatataaaaattaactcaaaatgtatcagtGACCTAAATatgagctaaaaccataaaacgcttagaggaagACATGAGGGTAAATCTTCATAACCTTGAATTTGGCAACGGATTCTtaggtatgacaccaaaagcacaggccacaaaagaaaaaacacataaactggacttcatcaaagtaAAAACCTGTGTGCATCAAagaacattatcaagaaagtgaaagacaacctacagagtAGAGAAAATATGTACAAATCATATGTGATTGGGTctagtatctagaatacataaacaaCTCTTACAACTTcataacaaaaaagacaaaaaaaactcaattagaaaatgggcagggctcccctggtggcgcagtggttgagagtccgcctgctgatgcaggggacaggggttcgtgccccggtccgggaagatcccacatgccgcggagcggctaggcccgtgagccatggccgctgagcctgcgcgtccggagcctgtgctccacaacgggagaggccacaacagtgagaggcccgcgtaccgctaaaaaaaacccaaaaaacaaaacaaaaaaaaatgggcaaagaacttgaatagacatttctcccaaaagatatacagatggccaacaagcacataaaaTGATGCCCAAATTCATTACTCACTAGggaaatcaaatcaaaaccacagtgagataccactgcacacctactaggatggtgatttttaaaaagggatagaggggcttccctggtggcacagtggttgagaatctgcctgccaatgcagggaacacgggttcgagccctggtctgagaggttcccacatgccgcggagcaactgggcctgtgagccacaactactgagcctgtgcatctggagcctgtgctccgcaacaagagaggccgaaatagtgagaggcccgtgcaccgcgatgaagagtggcccccactcgccgcaactagagaaagccctcgcacagaaacgaagacacaacacagccaaaaataaataaatttataaaaaaataaaaataaaaaaaattttaaaaaaagggatggaaaataacaagtattgacaGGATGGggaaaaactggaacccttgtaccTTTCTGGTGGGACTGTAAGTTGTGCAGCTGCTGGGGAAACAGTTTggctgttcctcaaaaagttaaacacagactTACCATTTGACTGAGTAATTCCATCAGAGGTGTATACCCAGAAGAagtgaaaacagggactcaaacaaGTACAGGTACATGCATGTCCATAGCatcactgttcacaatagccaaaatgtggaaacaacccacatgtctgtcaacagatgaatggataaacaaaatgtggtctatccatgcaatagaatattattcaaccttaaaaaggaacaaCATGGACGAACCCTAAAACACTATGCTGGGTGaaagaaactaaacaaaaaagGGCCCATATTGTACGACTCCATTTATAGGAAAAtacagaatagataaacaaaggCTTAACATAGGTTGGTGGTTCCTATAGGgactgggaggaaggagggatgggagaAACTGCTTAATGGATACACAGTTTTACTTtcaagtgatggaaatgttttggaaatGAATAGATAAGTGGTGATTtcacaactttgtgaatgtactaaatgtcatAGGATTATTCGctgtaaaatgctttttttcccaatatttttcctttttaaaaattgtgttaaaatacacataatataaaatttactatcttaaacatttttaagtgtatagatcagtggcattaagtatattcacattgttgcacggccatcaccaccatccatccccataaCTCTATTCATCTTGTACATACGGAATtctatacctattaaacaataactcctcaatctcccctctccccagcccctggcaaccaccattataTTATACTTTCTGACTTTATGATTTTGTCTACTTAACTCACATAAGTGGACGCatacattatttatctttttgtgactggcttatttcacttagcataacgttctcaaggttcatccatgctgtagcataccgtagaatttccttccttttaaagtccgaataatattccgttgtatgtatataccacattttggtaatccattcattcactgatggacacttaggttgcttccatgttttagttattgtgattaatgatgctatgaacctgggtatacaaatatctctttgagacattgcttttgatttttttgggtatatacccagatgtggaattgctggatcatatggtagctctatttttaattttttgaggagcctccatactgttttccacagtggtttcaccattttacatttccaccaacagtgcacaagggttccaatttctccacatctttgccaacccatgttcttttctgttatttttatagaagccatcctaatgggtgtgaggtggtatctcactgtagttttgatttgcatttccctaatataattagtgatgtagaacaTTTTTTAGAGTGCTTATTgtctatttgtatatcttctttggagaaatgtctattcaaggaCTTTGCCCATGTttgaatcaggtttttttttattgttaagttttaGGAGTTCTCCATATATTctgatattaatcccttatcagatatatgattgcaagtattttctcccactctgtgggctGCTTATACTCTGTGGATAGTGTCTTTTTGatgcacaaatttttaaaatttccatgaagtccaatttgtatattttttcttttgttgcaggAGCCTTTGGTGTTACGTCCAAGAAATTGTAGCCATATCCAAATTCATGAAGCTTTtgtccaatgttttcttctaagaccgagttttcagtcttacatttaggattACATTCATCcattatgagttaatttttgtatacagtttTAGGTAAGAGTCCAACTTCATCTTTTGCAAGAGAATACCCAATTTTTCCAggactatttgttgaaaagactgtcctttatCCATTGAATggccttggcacccttgtcaaacaTCATTTGACTGTATATGCAAAGGTTTATTTGTGAGcttcctattctgttccattggtctgtatatctgtctttatgccaatatcacattgttttgattactgtagctctgtagcaggttttgaaatcagaaattgTGAGCCTCtagtttgttcttcttcaagattgttttggctattcactgtcccttgagattccatatgattagaatgaattttatatttttgtaaaaactgTCTTTGGGTATTTGAAAggaattgtactgaatctgtacattgctttgggtaatattgacattttaacaatgttaagtcttctGCGGGAAAAGGcaacataggggtaggggattaagaggtacaaactactatgtataaaataaataagctacaaggatatattgtacagcacagggaatatagccaatattttataatacctatAAGTGGagtatataacttttaaaaattgtgaatcactgttgtacacctgaaatttatataatattgtaaatcaactatacctcaataaaacaaacaaacaatatttagtcttccagtccatgaacttGGTAACTCTTTCCacatatttatatcttctttaatttgtttgaaaaacgttttataattttattgtacaactctttcacctccttgtttaagctaattcctaagtattttattctttttgacactattgtaaatgaaattgtctttgtaatttccttttcaggttcttcattttagtataaaaatgcaattgagttttgtgtgttggatttgtatcctgctactctgctgaattcatttattagttctaataactTTACGCGTggatcttcaggattttctatgtgtaaggtcatatcatctgcaaagataattttacttcttcctttccaatttggatggcttcttcttgcctaactgctctggctagaacttccagtactagaTAGAACAGAAGTGGTAAAAGCGGGCATCATtcccttattcctgatcttaaaggaaaagctttctgttTTCACCATTAATGTTTATTGTGGGTTGTTCATATAAGTCTTTTATTATGTGAAAGTAGTTTCCGTCTCTTCCTACTTGGTTgagtgttttttgtgtgtgtgtgatgaaaggACATTAacttttgtcaaatgatttttctgcatcagttgagatgatcacgtgggtttttttctccttcatttcgtTGATGTGGTATAGTACATAGGTCTATTTTCATATTGTTAAATCATCCTTGCAAttcaggaataaatcccacttggtcatggtgtatcatccttttaatatattgctgaattctgtttgaatattaatgttttgttgaggatttttgcatcaatgttcataatggatattggtctgtagttttcttgtagtgtctttattTCGACTTTGGTGTCAGGATTACGTTGGCCTTAGGAATGAGTTAAAAAATGTTccctccttttcaattttttggaaaagtttgaaaagggttggtattagttcttctttaaatgtttggtagaattcaccagtgaagccatcaagAGCAGGGCTCTTCTTTCTtgcaaggtgttttttttttgttttaattattgttaCTGATTCAATCTGCTTACtcgttataggtctattcagattttttatttttgtgtgatttAGTCTTGTTAGgttaggtctattcagattttctgtttctttgtaaacTTTGTGTTTCTAGGAACTGTCTTTCACCTAGGGTTATCCAATTTGGgggcatacaattgttcatagtactctattttttttttttttttggtacgcgggcctttcacagttgtggcctctcccgttgcagagcacaggctctggacgtgcaggctcagtggccatggctcatgggcccagccgctccgcggcatgtgggatcttcccggaccagggcatgaacctgtgtcccctgcatcggcaggcggactctcaaccactgcgccaccagggaagcccatagtactctattttttatttctaaatgtccccactttcatttctgattttagcaaTTTGAGTCTCTTCCCTATTTTGTTCTTAGTCCACCtaactaaaggtttgtcaattttgttgatcttttcaaagaaccaacttttgggtcactgattttctctattctctatttcattgacctccactctaatctttattatttccttccttgtgcTAGCTTTgcatttagtttgttcttcttgtCCCAGTACAACTTAAGGTTGTAAAGTTAGGCTGTTTatatgagatgtttcttgtttttaatgtaagcatttataattataaatttccCCCTCAGTACCACTTTTGATGCAGCCCATAAGTGTTAACATGGTGTGTTTACATTTTCATCTATCTTCTCTTaactattttctgatttccttgtgATTTCGTCTTTGATCCACTGGTTGTTTAAAAGGACGTTGTTTAGCCTCTGcaattttgtgaattttccagtttatgttattgatttctaatttcatcccactgtggtcagagaagatacatTGTGTgatatctgtcttttaaaaaaccaCTGAGATTTACTCTGTGGTCCTACATATGGTCTATCCAGGaaaatgtcccatgtgcacttaagaagaatatGTATGCtgttgttgttgggtggagtgttctgtatAAGTCTATTAGATCTAGTTGGTTTATCGTGTTGTTGAAGCCCTCTATTTCCTCGCCTatcttctgtctggttgttctatccattattctGAGTGGGGTATTGGAATCTACAACTATTATGGTAGAACTGTCTATTTtccccttcaattctgtcagttttggTCTCATATATTTTGATGGTCTGACATTAGGTGCATAAAtgcttataattattatatcttcttgctgttttgaaatatttgttaacatgtaatgtccttctctgtctcttgtaactgTTTTTgatttaaagcctattttgtctgaaattagTATAGCCACTGCCATTCTGTTTTGGTAattatttgcatgtaatatccttctccatccttttacttttacaagtttgtgtctttggatctcaAAAGTGTGTCTCTTATACACTGCATATAGTTGGACCATGTGTTTTTATCaattctgccaatctctgtcttttgatgggaGAGTTTAACccacttacatttaaagtaattactgataaggaggcacttatttctgtgtttgtgctaTAGAAACAAATTTTCTATAGGCCTATAGCTTTTTGTCCCTCATTCCCTGCATTCctctcttcttttgtgtttagttgaCTTTTAAGTAGTGAAATGTTTGAATTCCTTCTTGATTCCCTTCTGTGTATATTCTATAACAATTTATTTTGTGGTTGCCATGGGGATTACATTTAATGTCGTAATGTTGTAACATTCTAATTTGAATTTGTAGCAGTTTAACCTCAACAACATACAAACACTCTGCTCCTTTACACTCTGTCCCCACTGCTTTTGGCTTTTGATAtcacaaaattacatctttatataatGCGTGCCCCCAAAC contains:
- the URGCP gene encoding up-regulator of cell proliferation isoform X2; the protein is MASPGHSDLGEVAPEIKASERRTAVAIADLEWREMEGDDDGPNEAQDSDFPTVERSRLQEMLSLLGLETYQAQKLSLQDSLQISSDSMKNWAPQAPKDLPWNFLRKLQALNAEARNTTMVLDVPPDTRPAEKESQVEEEIIYWDTADDISADIYSFSELPTPDTPVNPLDLLCALLLSSDSFLQQEIVLKMSLCQFALPLVLPDPENHYHTFLLWAMRGTVRTWGSQPPRAVGSFREDSVVLSRAPAFAFVRMEVSSNSKSQLLNAVLSPGHRQRDCFWHRDLNLGTNPREIADGLVEISWFLPSGREDLDIFPEPVAFLNLRGDIGSHWLQFKLLTEISSAVFILTDNISKKEYKLLYSMKGSATKYYFILSPYRGKRNTNLRFLNRLIPVLKMDPSHVLVKVSSTDSAGFVRRIRAIVAHVTRAPCRRVSVEDMAHAARKLGLKVDEDCDECQRAKDRMEQITRKIKDSDAYRRAELRLQGDPWRKAAQVERELCQAQWAGDPPERCRAELRHRLLELRTQQNGHDPAWGLQEFISGISSPSLGEKQYFLRWMEWGLARAAQPRPRASPETMLTLRAKHRGAVDFSEPLWPEPLGVEHFLREMGQFYEAESCLVEAGKLPAGQRRFAHFPGLALELLLKGLPLELIDGNTLSTPLRWVTGLLKELHVRLERRSRLVVLSVLGVPGTGKSTLLNTMFGLRFATGRGRGPRGAFMQLLTVAESFSQDLGCDHILVIHSGGLIGGVLTEAGERFEQEASLATLIMGLSNVTVVSLAETRDIPPAILHAFLRLEKTGHMPNYQFVYQSLQDASAPGSKPRERKQLLDEPRDASRATVQMEHQGGGIRTLAGLAFCDPEKQHVWHIPGLWHGVPPMAAVSLGYSEAIFELKRCLLENIRNGLSNQNKNIQQLIELVRRL